The DNA sequence CGCATACAAATCCTCCAAATCTTCCAGACCGACGGACAATCTCACAAGATCCGGAGTAACACCGGAAGTTGTCTGCTGCTCTTCGTTAAGCTGCAGGTGGGTCGTGGAAGCAGGATGAATGATAAGACTTTTTGCATCGCCGACATTGGCAACGTGCGACCAGAGGTGAACGTGTTTAATCAGTTCTCTTCCCGCTTCAACTCCCCCATCGATACCGAAGTTAACTATTCCGCCGTATCCGCCGTCCAAATACTGAACAGCAAGCTCATGGGAAGGATGCGCCTCTAAACCAGGATATTTTACCCAATTGACAGCCGGATGCTCCTGCAGTCTTTTGGCAAGAGCCAGAGCATTCTGCTGGTGCCGGTGCATCCGCAGAGACAGCGTTTCCAGCCCCTGCAGAAGATAAAAAGCATTCTGTGGACTTAAGGAAGCACCGAGATCACGCAGAAGCTGGACACGCAGTTTTAAAATAAATGCCATATCGCCGAGGTCATTGTAAACAAGCCCATTATAGCTCGGATCCGGTTCATGAAAATGAGGAAATTTATCTTTCGTCCAAATAAATCTGCCTCCGTCCACGACCACTCCTCCGATAGTGGTGCCGTGTCCGCCGATCCATTTTGTAGCGGAGTGAATAACAATGTCCGCTCCGTGCTGCAGCGGCCGGCACACTGCCGGAGTCCCAAATGTATTGTCCACAATTAACGGAATATCCGCTTCGTGGGCAACGTCGGATATAGTATGGAAATCCAGCACATTCAGTCCGGGATTTCCGATCGTCTCCCCGAACACAGCCTTTGTATTCGGCTTAATCGCATCGGCAACAGCCTGTGGATCCGTAATATCAACGAAGGAGACATCAATGCCGTATTTCGGAAGCGTAATCGAAAATAAATTGTACGTTCCTCCATATAAATGAGAAGCAGCTACGATATGATCACCGCTGTGAGCAATATTCATAATAGTCATCGTTATGGCAGCCATCCCTGAAGCTGTCCCGAGAGCCCCTACACCGTCTTCGAGAATAGCGACGCGCTTTTCAAATGCATCCACTGTCGGATTCATAATACGGCTGTAAATGTTCCCCGGCTGCTGCAGAGAAAACAGCCGTTCCGCGTGATCCGCATCTTCAAACACGTAGGATGTAGTCTGATAAATGGGAACAGCCCGGGCTCCGGTCGTCGGATCAGGCACCTGCCCTGCGTGAAGCAGCTGCGTTAATAGACCTTGTTCATCGATTCGTTTTGCCATATTAAAAGTCCCTCCTATTTTGTTTACTGACTTTTCTAACTTCTCTTTCTTTTTTCATAAATCCTGCTTTCCAGGAAAATTCCTGTGAATCAGCTCTTGATACTCGGTTTACAGAAAATTTTAATTACTTTACACTATGAAAGAATGCTATGCAAAGAAGGGAGTATGGATCATGAAACCTGCTGTATTTTTTGACCTGGACGACACAATTCTATGGGATGCTAAAAGCATTCAGCTGGCTTTTGACCGGACATGTGCTTTTGCAGCCGATACATACGGAATTGAGGCCGACAGGCTGGAAAAAGCTGTCCGCAGTGCAGCGAAGAAACGTTATTCCTCCTACGAAACCTACGAGTTCACCCAGAAGATCGGCATTAACCCTTTTGAAGGTCTGTGGGGAGCTTTTGAAGATGAAGAAGAAGGCTTTGCCGAACTAGCTGTTATCATTAAGGAATACCAGCTCCATGCATGGAACGACGGACTGCTTGCTCTTGGAATCGATGACCATAAAGCTGCTGAAACGCTCGCCGCGCGTTTCATAGAGGAAAGGAAAAAAGCTCCTGTCCTGTTTGAAGATGCTCTCGAAGTACTTGCTGAGCTTCAAGACAGAGCTGTTCTCGTTCTGCTCACCAACGGCTCTCCCCAGCTGCAGCAGACAAAATTAACTATCACACCGGAAATCACCCCCTATTTTGATCATGTCATTATTTCCGGAGCTTTTGGGAAAGGCAAACCGGATGCTGAGATCTTTGAATATGCGCTGGATGTGAGCAAAGCAGAAAGAAAAAATACGTGGATGGTCGGCGATAACCCAAAAACGGATATTTTAGGAGCAAACCGGGCCGGTATTACGTCGGTCTGGCTGAACCGCTTCGGCAAAGAGAAAGACTCCGGGATCGAGGCCGATCACACTATTAAGGATCTGCACGCCCTCCTCCCGCTTATTCCAAATGAACAGAACAAAAGCAGATGACGAGGGGAGCTTTCTTTGAAAAATCGGAATCGTTTAGTGAATTAGCAGGATGATTTCCATTACAGGCGGACGCTTTCCGTGGGACTTGTCTTCAACTAATTCTTCTTCCGCTGCGCTTCGTTAGAATGGATTTTCAGAATGTGATGACCTGAAGCCGCCCCCTCCGGAAAGCGTCCATCAGAAGAGGCAGCAGCCTTCTGTAATGCTATCGAGATATCTGGATATTGATATTGTCTGCTGTCTAAGCCCCTCCTTTCAAAAAAGAGGGGCTTTTTTGGTGACTTATCGTAAATTACAGGCACCGGCAGACAGGAAAGTCGTTACACTTGAGATCAAGCCGCCTCGTGCTAAATAGCCAGCTTTACAGGCCGGGAAGCCGTTACGGTTACGGATTCGTTTCTATGGGTAAAATGCAGCGTTTTTCCTTCCAGCAGCTGATAGACTGCTTCTTTTCTATTCAGCGTTACTTCCAGGAGACGCCCCTGGTATTGAATACGGAAAGACAGCGTGTCCCATTCCTTTGGCAGGACCGGACGGAAGACGAGTCCTTTTTCCTTCACCCGCATGCCGGCAAATCCAAAAACGAGTGCCAGCCATGTTCCGCCCATATTCGCTAAATGAAGACCGTCTTTCGTGTTTTTATGCGTGTTATCGATATCCAGCCGCGCCGTTTCAATAAAGTAGCGGTATGCTTTGTCCCCGCGGCCGAGTCTGGCTGCCATCATGCTGAATACACAGTAGGATAAGGAAGAGTCGTGCGTCGTCACTTTTTCATAATAATCATAGCTGCGGCGCATCGTTTCCTCATCCGCCTCATCTTCAAGCAGAAAATGACCGAGAACAGTATCCGCCTGTTTACATACCTGATACCGGTAAAGTGTAAGCGGGTGATAATGGAGCAGGAGCGGAAATTTCTCTTTCGGCGTATTTTCCAGGTCCCATACTTTTTTATTTAAAAACGTATCGTCCTGTGCTTGAATACCGAGTTCATTACTGTAAGGCAGGTACATATTTTTTGCTGCCTTTTCCCACTGCTTCATTTCCGATTCTTTAAGATCCAGCTTCTCCGCCCAAACCCGGCGGTCTCCTTCCGGCAGTTTCTGCCATGCTTTCACTGCCCAGCGTAGGCTGTGCTTTGCCATCACATTTGTATAATAGTTATTATTGACGATACACGTATATTCGTCGGGACCTGTAACATCGTCGAGCCGGAACATGCCGTTTTTCTCGTGACCCATGTCCATCCACAGGCGGGACGTTTCTGTGAGTACCTCAAGCATATAGTCTCTTAGAAAGTCTTCGTCACCGGTGACGAGATAATACTGGATAAAGCTGTAGGAGATATCTGCGCTTATGTGATACTGGGCTGTCCCCGCAGGAAAATAGGCTGAGCACTCTCCGCCGGTAATAGTGCGCCATGGAAATAGAGCTCCCTGGGAGTGCCCAACTTCTTTTGCTCTCGCCCTCGCTGCATCGAGAAGGGAATGGCGGTATTTAAGCAGCTGTTTTGCAATCTCCGGCTGTGTCATCAGAAAGACAGGGAACATATAGATTTCCGTATCCCAGAAATAATGTCCTTCATAGCCTTCCCCGGACAGTCCCTTTGCAGGTATATTGCTGACCGCATCACGCCCGGCGGACTGGAGGAGATGATACAGATTGAAATGAATCCCCTGCTGCAGCGATTCATCTCCTCCCACCTTTAAATTGGCCTGCATCCAGAAATGATCAAGATATTCTTTCTGTTCTTTCTCCAATAGAGAAAACGCCGGACGTCCGGCTAGAACTTCCTCCGCCTTTTCCTTCAGCCTGTTTTCATGCCTGTACGTATCCGTATACGCATTCCAGCGCGTTAATACTACTGGACCATCTGCTTGAAACGAATAGGTTTCCGTGAGCTTTCCTTCTTCTTCGATGACTTCTTTATCAGCTTCCGCTCCTTCCAGCAAGGAGCAGGAGGCGCAATGTACATTCAGCTTCGTTTCATACGTCTGATTTGTTACATGCAGCACTTCCCCGGCTTCCTGGGCCGTAACATGAAGACGCTCTGCGTGACCGCTTGCTACACGCGGATCATTCGGATCAACGAAGTTGCTCACATTCCCGTTTACAGAAGCTGCAACGTGCACTTCTGCGGGTGTCGAAGGGTCGATAGTTATTTCCTGGGCAAACAACTCTTTGCGCGTAAACGAAACGAGCCGGCGGAATGTCAGCTTCACTTCTTTTCCTTTAGGCGATCGCCAGTGCACTCTTCTTTCCTGAATTCCGCGGTCCATATGTAAAACGCGCTCAAGGCCGAGGATTTTTCCGCTGAACATGGAAAAGCGTTCTCCGTCAATATCAATCGTCACCGTCTGACTGTCGATAATATTAACAAGCTTCTGCTGTGTTTCCGGGAAAGCGTACAGCTTTTCTCCATATTCTATTTCCGTTTCGTCATGATAGGCGTTAATGTATGTGCCGCGGATTGAAGTCATATCCGGTCCGTATCCTTCTTCCACGTTCCCGCGGACACCTAAAAAACCATTTCCGAGAGAGAACAGACTTTCATTTACGAGCAGCTGCTCCTCGGTTAATTCATTATTGGTTACATTCCAGGTCATCGTTTCTGCCTCCTTTTTCTAATCGCTTTTTACTAAGCTCTGTTAAAGAGTTCCGTGCTGTTATTGGAGTGCCTGCGGCTCCTCCGCCTGCCGCGGAGAAAGCATGCGGCTTCCCTGACGTCCGAAAGGATCTTTCCGCTTTCTTTTTCCGCAGGCGTCTCGAAAAATCGTCTTGGCACCGGCTTTACGGAATGAGAAATATTGTTCATTAAAAACAGAAGTACGTCTCTTTCAGGGCTAAAAAACGAAGCGGAAACCGGCCCGTGGAAGAAGGAGATTGGAAGATCCCGCAGGACACAGGTCCTGCCCGGAAAGCGTCCCCATGGAAACGAAGGCGCACGCTTCTCTACTTTATTTTCAAGGCAGCCTTTTACTAAAGATCTTTTTTTATTTCCCTCACAACATGGGCGAGCTCCGGCAGGATGAGTTTATTCATTGCCAGTTTTACTGCCCCGCTCGAACCAGGCATCGCAAAAACAGCGGTGCCATTTTTCACTCCGGCTGACGCTCTGCTCATGATGGCAGCCGAACCGATATCTTCTGTATAGCTGAGCATGCGGAACAGTTCGCCAAAACCGGTAATTTCCTTATCAAACATCTTTGTTACTGTTTCAATCGTTATATCCCGCTTCGCTATGCCGGTGCCTCCGCTCAATAAAACGGCATCGACCTCCGGATGGTTAAGCCCCTGCTCGACAGCGCGGCGGATCTGGGTTTCTTCATCAGTCACAATTTCATAAGCGGCCGTAACAAAGCTTTTCTCCTCAAGCAGGTCCTTGATCAGCTTTCCACTTTTATCAGTTTCCTTCGTACGGGTATCACTTACAGTAATAATTTTACAGCGGACGACATTAGGTGCTTCCTGTTTATGTTCTGTTACGCTCATGCATAATCCTCCTATTAATTTCGCTTGCTTCCTTTTCTTACTTCATCAAATTCTTCCTGCTGCTCTTCTGAGTTGTTTTCGTTATACTCTCTGTCTGACAGCCAGCCAGCAGCAGTACTATAGAGATCAAACCTGCTTTTTTCAAATTTCCCTTCCTGATCTGGGTATAGATTCCTTCAGCCAGATCCCCACATCCCACGGAACATCTGCTTTTGTTAGGCCTATACCCTTTCACCATAAAGATTTAACAACCGGCTTGTTATTTCAAACTTGTTTTCTTTAATGGCCGGTCCGAAAACGAGAAACTGCCTTCACGACGAAATGTCATGAAGGCAGTATACTGGTTTCTGTCCAGAAAACTTGAAGCTGCTGCTTTACTGTTTCAGGGGTTCCTTATTTTTGAGCGCTTCCGTTATCTGCGCAAGAGTCATACCCAGCTCCAGCCCGACTGCGGCTGCCGCAAGAATATGATAAACGTGATGTCTGCCGGTCAGACTCGTATAGAATTCTGCTTCGGTGCCGTCTTTCTGTTTGACCGTGAACGTCATCCCATCAGCATCGGAACGAATGTCCGCGGCAGATAGATCAACGTCTTCCCTTTCCATGCCGTAATAAACGAGGCGTGCTGCATTTTGCTTATCAGATACAGTCTTGTTTTCCTCATCTTTGTTTAAAAAAACCGTTCCGGTTTCAGGAAGCAACTCCACTATTCCCTCTTTTGTTTTTTGATCAGCGGGCTGAGTATTTTCTTCTCCAGCTGCCGGGACGATAACGAAGCGGCCAAAGATGTCCCGAATTCCGTCTTTCTGCTCTGTACTCATGCCCGCAATAAATATGTCATGTTCCGGTTTCAGCTGTTTATTTATCGTTCGTGCAGTGTCATCAGCACTTTCATTATCGGCAGTCGCGAGCACGTTGTATTCCGCTGAAAGAATCGTCTTCATCCAGTGTTTCACATCCGCTGTTCCTTCGTTTTCTGCAATACCAATCACTTTCAGTTCCGGAGAAGCTTTAATTAAACGTTTCGCGTCATTCCCTGTCCCTGCGATGACACGTTTTTCAATCGGCTGATTGATTTTATTCGTTATTTTCACGACTGTAAATGGAATGGAAGCAAAAACAACGAGCAGCAGAATCGCCAGCTCTATGCTTACGTTCGCCCCGAAAAAGATGGCAAACGAGGCTGCGATCCAGTAGACCACATACGTTGTCCCGAAGAGACGCTGGACGCGGGGCGTATACTCCAGCGGTGTCTCTTCCTTCCGGCGGACAGCCAGATAAATAATAAAAATGACCGCAAAAGTGGCGGTTGCCGCAAGAAGCTGGACGTTTGCTGAATCTGCAAACGCAACGACAATAAGCGGTATGAAATACAGGAGTTCTGCAGGTGTCGAGATGCTTTGTTTGTTTTCTTTCATCCACTCCCTGTAGCGGTTATTCTCATAGGAATGAAGCTGCATCATATGGACACTCCGCCTGATTTCAATCGAAACCGGAAGTATCCACGTAACGAGCAGCAATGTAAAAAGGATAATTGTATTAATCATGAAGATCTCCTTATAATCGTTTTCAAAAATGAAAGCTCTGGTCGTGTTTTTGTTAAAGAGCGCAAGCAGGTTTCCTGACGCCGAAAACATTGAAAAAAAACTTTGCTGAAGTCTGGTGCTGATAAATGTAGAAAACGCAGCTTCGGCCTGCCCTGGAGGAAATTTTCAGGAGGAGCTCCTTAGGGACTTTCCAATCTCCTTCTTCCCCGGGCACGTTTCCACTTCGTTGTGATTTTCAATGACGGCAAGTCCGCTGTTTGAACGACGAATTTATAAAATTGGAAACCATAGCTATGGCAGAGAAGCCTGGGGAAATACTGGTACACCCGGAAATCTCCCCCCGCTTCATCAAAGAAGGTGTCCTGTGCGATCATGTTCGATCGTCGGACACCTATTTTTTGAGCAGTCTGTATAACACTTCTTCCAGAGGTTTCGGATCGGTAACCGACTGAATGGAAGCTTTTAAAATTTCGTCTTTATCGCCGTCCGCCCAGTTTAATGAATACCCGCACGAAGCAGCCAGACAGCGGATAAACTCTCTTGAGGCCCGGCCGTTTCCATCACGGAACGGATGCAGCACGTTTATTTCCGCAAAGTAGTGCGCCAGCTTACGTGCCAGTTTACGCTTGGAAAAACTATGCCACGGCTCGTTTCTTAAAAATACAAATAAAGTCAGAGCACTCGGTTCAATATGCTTTCTTGGAGCAAAAGTAAAACCGTCTTTTGAAATATTTTCTTCTCTCACTTTTCCCGCAAAGGGATACAGATCCTGGAAAATCCAGGCGTGGATACGGCGTAAATGGGCAAAGTCAAAAGTTTCGTCCAGTGGACGCAGTGCCAGTTCCGCAAGCCTTTTGGAAGAAAGCATGGCATCGAAACGCTGCAGCTGCTCCTCGTCCCGGATGTCAAAGTGGTTAATCAGTACATCCGTTCCGGGATAGCAGTATTTTGACTCCCCTGTCCCATATTTACTCATAGCGTGATAGCTCGAGCGCCTGTTGAATAAATGCTTCCTGGCTCATGTTGCCTGCCAGCCGCTCTTTTACGAGTGTCTCCTCTTTTACAGACAAAGTCATCCCTTCCACTGCAAGAGAACCCTTTGCCGATCGAAAAGCGGATTCAATATCCATTCGTTTTGCTGTCACTGCTTCATCGCCTCCGTTTTCTGATCCTGTCTCTATTATACTACATTTTTCACAAGGATTAAAACGCTGACTCTTTCTTTTTCGCGTAGATATGGTGAACAGCAGCATTGATTAAATAAAGCAGAGAAAGGACACCAAAAAAGCCGTTCCAGCCGATAATATAGTAAAAGCTGTAGTCTTTAATGCTTTCCATATGCATATTGGAAGGATCCGTCCATCTGGCTATCCCAAAATGGTAAAAAGCCACTGCAATCAGGAGTGTTCCTGTTACTTGGAGCATAATGTAGAGCGTAGATTTCAGTTTCGTCATTTCAATGCGGTCGGTCAGAATATAAAACAGATAGCCGACAGATGCAAACGTAACAAACATCAGCATAACGAGAGAAATGACAAGCGTTGCCTCATTAATCATAGAAACCCTCCAATTTTGAAAGCTCTTTCTATTATAAACCTTTCCAGTCCCGAAAGAATACCCTCTTCCCTTCTAATTCTATCCATATTAGAATAGACGGAGTGCAAGCAGGAAAGGAGAGAACCGGTATGTCTACACGTATGGCTTATATAATCGTTATGGCCGGAGCTGCGCTCTGGGGAACGACAGGGATCTTCGTTAATGAACTGAATGCTTCCGGCTTTACCCCCTGGGAAGTCGTTGGTATCCGCCTGTCTTTTTCTGCGCTGCTGCTTCTGCTTTTTCTGCTTCTTTTCAAACGTCATCTTCTCTATGTCAAACTGCGTGATCTGCCGTATTTCATCGGCACCGGCATTATCAGTATCGCTTTTTTTAATTATTTCTTTTTTACGGTCATTGATACAGCGACTATTTCACTCGCTGTTGTCCTGCTTTATACCGGACCCGTTTTTGTCGCGGTCATTTCCCGTTTCACTTTTAAAGAAGCCTTTACAAAAAGAAAAGTCGGAGCCCTCATCCTCATGCTTGGAGGCTGTGCTCTGACCGTCGGTCTCATTCCTGCCGGAGCCTTGTCCGTCTCCGGAATGACGATTGTTTTTGGTGTGCTTTCCGGTTTCTTTTATGCTCTGTACAGCATTTTCGGGAAATATGTCAGCGGACGCTACCATACGATGACAATTACGACGTATTCGATGATATTCGGCAGTCTCTTTCTTGTTCCGACAAGCAGACTCTGGGAAAAATCTTCCCTTCTCTTTTCACCTTCCGTTCTTCTTTACGGGCTTGGACTCGCTGCTGTTGCCACTGTTTTTGCGTATATTTTCTACACAGCAGGGCTCCGCTATATTGAATCGGGCAGAGCAGCAATATTGTCCACAGTAGAGCCAGTAGTCGCTATTATTATCGGTATGCTCCTTTACAGCGAAGTGGTCACTCTCTGGCAGGGGGCGGGAATGGCACTCGTCATTGCTTCCGTTCTGTTAACCGTTCAGCGCCAGAAGCGGAACCACCCGATGGCACAGAAGTGGCGCGGGAAAAAAACAGGATAGCAAGCAGAAATAAAAAGACGCTCCGCCTGATCCAGGGAGCGTCTTTTTTGCATATTCATTTATTAAAAACTCTGCGAGTGCAGTTTCCAGATCCGCTGCTGCTCTTCAAACCGGTCACCTGGATTGGAACCCGTTTTTACTGGGACCAAGGCTGCGCAATTTTAAAGCAGACTACCCGCTGTTCTGTCATCTCCTCGATGGCATAGGCAACCCCTTCACGGCCGATTCCGGATTTTTTCACTCCGCCGAACGGCATTTCGTCGACCCGGTAATCACTGCTGTCGTTTACCATGACACCACCGACGTGCAGGTGATGGACCGCGTAGAAAGCGTGGTCGATGTTGG is a window from the Alkalicoccus halolimnae genome containing:
- a CDS encoding O-acetylhomoserine aminocarboxypropyltransferase/cysteine synthase family protein, with amino-acid sequence MAKRIDEQGLLTQLLHAGQVPDPTTGARAVPIYQTTSYVFEDADHAERLFSLQQPGNIYSRIMNPTVDAFEKRVAILEDGVGALGTASGMAAITMTIMNIAHSGDHIVAASHLYGGTYNLFSITLPKYGIDVSFVDITDPQAVADAIKPNTKAVFGETIGNPGLNVLDFHTISDVAHEADIPLIVDNTFGTPAVCRPLQHGADIVIHSATKWIGGHGTTIGGVVVDGGRFIWTKDKFPHFHEPDPSYNGLVYNDLGDMAFILKLRVQLLRDLGASLSPQNAFYLLQGLETLSLRMHRHQQNALALAKRLQEHPAVNWVKYPGLEAHPSHELAVQYLDGGYGGIVNFGIDGGVEAGRELIKHVHLWSHVANVGDAKSLIIHPASTTHLQLNEEQQTTSGVTPDLVRLSVGLEDLEDLYADLENALAHATGKQGVRADKDFYKEAEKAAVVHTEEGPRRKQLVTLSETAQYTKKWNRIGYRVMHAATPEALEALSEETIDYVFAPQGSEQLLEEAVRRLQPYGVIHRGDPEITARIPAETVSVTDK
- a CDS encoding HAD family hydrolase — encoded protein: MKPAVFFDLDDTILWDAKSIQLAFDRTCAFAADTYGIEADRLEKAVRSAAKKRYSSYETYEFTQKIGINPFEGLWGAFEDEEEGFAELAVIIKEYQLHAWNDGLLALGIDDHKAAETLAARFIEERKKAPVLFEDALEVLAELQDRAVLVLLTNGSPQLQQTKLTITPEITPYFDHVIISGAFGKGKPDAEIFEYALDVSKAERKNTWMVGDNPKTDILGANRAGITSVWLNRFGKEKDSGIEADHTIKDLHALLPLIPNEQNKSR
- a CDS encoding glycoside hydrolase family 65 protein, with product MTWNVTNNELTEEQLLVNESLFSLGNGFLGVRGNVEEGYGPDMTSIRGTYINAYHDETEIEYGEKLYAFPETQQKLVNIIDSQTVTIDIDGERFSMFSGKILGLERVLHMDRGIQERRVHWRSPKGKEVKLTFRRLVSFTRKELFAQEITIDPSTPAEVHVAASVNGNVSNFVDPNDPRVASGHAERLHVTAQEAGEVLHVTNQTYETKLNVHCASCSLLEGAEADKEVIEEEGKLTETYSFQADGPVVLTRWNAYTDTYRHENRLKEKAEEVLAGRPAFSLLEKEQKEYLDHFWMQANLKVGGDESLQQGIHFNLYHLLQSAGRDAVSNIPAKGLSGEGYEGHYFWDTEIYMFPVFLMTQPEIAKQLLKYRHSLLDAARARAKEVGHSQGALFPWRTITGGECSAYFPAGTAQYHISADISYSFIQYYLVTGDEDFLRDYMLEVLTETSRLWMDMGHEKNGMFRLDDVTGPDEYTCIVNNNYYTNVMAKHSLRWAVKAWQKLPEGDRRVWAEKLDLKESEMKQWEKAAKNMYLPYSNELGIQAQDDTFLNKKVWDLENTPKEKFPLLLHYHPLTLYRYQVCKQADTVLGHFLLEDEADEETMRRSYDYYEKVTTHDSSLSYCVFSMMAARLGRGDKAYRYFIETARLDIDNTHKNTKDGLHLANMGGTWLALVFGFAGMRVKEKGLVFRPVLPKEWDTLSFRIQYQGRLLEVTLNRKEAVYQLLEGKTLHFTHRNESVTVTASRPVKLAI
- a CDS encoding MogA/MoaB family molybdenum cofactor biosynthesis protein, which codes for MSVTEHKQEAPNVVRCKIITVSDTRTKETDKSGKLIKDLLEEKSFVTAAYEIVTDEETQIRRAVEQGLNHPEVDAVLLSGGTGIAKRDITIETVTKMFDKEITGFGELFRMLSYTEDIGSAAIMSRASAGVKNGTAVFAMPGSSGAVKLAMNKLILPELAHVVREIKKDL
- a CDS encoding Mur ligase family protein; its protein translation is MINTIILFTLLLVTWILPVSIEIRRSVHMMQLHSYENNRYREWMKENKQSISTPAELLYFIPLIVVAFADSANVQLLAATATFAVIFIIYLAVRRKEETPLEYTPRVQRLFGTTYVVYWIAASFAIFFGANVSIELAILLLVVFASIPFTVVKITNKINQPIEKRVIAGTGNDAKRLIKASPELKVIGIAENEGTADVKHWMKTILSAEYNVLATADNESADDTARTINKQLKPEHDIFIAGMSTEQKDGIRDIFGRFVIVPAAGEENTQPADQKTKEGIVELLPETGTVFLNKDEENKTVSDKQNAARLVYYGMEREDVDLSAADIRSDADGMTFTVKQKDGTEAEFYTSLTGRHHVYHILAAAAVGLELGMTLAQITEALKNKEPLKQ
- a CDS encoding Fic/DOC family protein, translated to MSKYGTGESKYCYPGTDVLINHFDIRDEEQLQRFDAMLSSKRLAELALRPLDETFDFAHLRRIHAWIFQDLYPFAGKVREENISKDGFTFAPRKHIEPSALTLFVFLRNEPWHSFSKRKLARKLAHYFAEINVLHPFRDGNGRASREFIRCLAASCGYSLNWADGDKDEILKASIQSVTDPKPLEEVLYRLLKK
- a CDS encoding DMT family transporter, which codes for MSTRMAYIIVMAGAALWGTTGIFVNELNASGFTPWEVVGIRLSFSALLLLLFLLLFKRHLLYVKLRDLPYFIGTGIISIAFFNYFFFTVIDTATISLAVVLLYTGPVFVAVISRFTFKEAFTKRKVGALILMLGGCALTVGLIPAGALSVSGMTIVFGVLSGFFYALYSIFGKYVSGRYHTMTITTYSMIFGSLFLVPTSRLWEKSSLLFSPSVLLYGLGLAAVATVFAYIFYTAGLRYIESGRAAILSTVEPVVAIIIGMLLYSEVVTLWQGAGMALVIASVLLTVQRQKRNHPMAQKWRGKKTG